A single Arcobacter sp. FWKO B DNA region contains:
- a CDS encoding pyrroline-5-carboxylate reductase produces MKLTIIGNGNMAKALIGGLCQQYDIEVVGRNEDKLNNLKKDFNNISVTLVGDKYDITGKNIIFCVKPYALEEVACKLQGEAQSLFSILAGTKLSSLKSVIKSQNYVRVMPNIGAVYNKSMTTLTGDELLKNLSIEIFSSIGEVLWLKSENELDIATAIAGSGPAYLALIAEAMADGGVKCGLSRADSKKLVQGLFEGFSPLINNYEPSHIKDQVMSPSGTTAVGVATLEEGSIRSSFIKAIESAYKRAVELGKK; encoded by the coding sequence ATGAAACTAACAATAATTGGTAATGGTAATATGGCAAAAGCCTTAATAGGAGGTTTGTGCCAACAGTATGATATAGAAGTAGTTGGAAGGAATGAAGATAAATTAAATAATTTAAAGAAAGATTTTAATAATATTTCTGTAACTTTGGTTGGGGATAAATATGATATAACTGGTAAAAATATAATATTTTGTGTAAAGCCTTATGCTCTTGAAGAGGTAGCATGTAAGTTACAAGGTGAAGCTCAAAGTTTATTTAGTATATTAGCAGGGACGAAGCTTTCGTCTTTAAAATCAGTCATAAAATCTCAAAATTATGTAAGAGTTATGCCTAATATTGGTGCAGTTTATAATAAATCTATGACAACATTAACAGGTGATGAACTTTTAAAAAATCTATCAATCGAGATATTTAGCTCAATTGGGGAAGTTTTATGGTTAAAAAGTGAGAATGAACTAGATATTGCAACAGCAATTGCTGGAAGCGGACCTGCATATTTGGCTCTTATTGCTGAGGCTATGGCTGATGGTGGTGTGAAATGTGGTCTTAGTAGAGCTGATAGTAAAAAGCTTGTACAAGGACTTTTTGAAGGATTTTCGCCACTAATAAATAACTATGAGCCATCTCATATTAAAGATCAGGTAATGTCACCATCAGGAACTACCGCTGTAGGTGTAGCTACACTAGAAGAAGGGAGTATTAGAAGCTCATTTATAAAAGCAATAGAATCAGCCTATAAAAGAGCTGTTGAGCTTGGTAAAAAATAG
- the lon gene encoding endopeptidase La yields MQLDNYDKFPAVLPLIVEDDIFLYPFMIAPIFIGDEANINSATRAIEQNQLVMVTVTKPSHEGLRTPEDFYDVGVIGTIMRKVALPDGKIKILFQGLTKGKITNTVVDGKSISAIVEELHTDPFVTEAITALLEVLKENIQKLAKLNTKFPMDLVKTIDENSDPIRIVDLISSVLKLTKNEAYKLFKETNIETRLLQVIEHIKLEIENIKIQKEINQKVNSKIEKNHKEYFLKEQIKALQKELGTENVKDKDVKNYKKKLKVLKPFMGKDAYKETKKQIDKISRLHPDSPDASLLQTYIEQVLEIPFGQYADDKISIENVETQLNKDHYSLKEAKQRIVEFFAVKELLELRKIEDSKAKGTVLCFVGPPGVGKTSLANSISEALKRPLVRIALGGLEDVNELRGHRRTYVGAMPGRLVTGLINAKKMNPVIVLDEIDKIGSTHKGDPTAVMLEVLDPEQNHEFRDLYLNFSIDLSQCIFVATANDIRNIPAPLRDRMEFITVSSYTPSEKFHIAQDYLIPQELAKHGLKKSEISLGKSTLELIISNYTREAGVRNLRRVFSKIFRKVVRKLLADKSLKKVTINTKNIKEFLDQPIFDIDVCDKLPQIGITNGLAWTSVGGDVLKIEAIKLKGKGMLSLTGSMGEVMKESAKISHSVVKVLIDNGKIKIDSSKIPLSYKEKEDGFKPDISEIYQRYDIHLHIPEGATPKDGPSAGITMATTIASILSDKAVKNDVAMTGELTLSGKVLPIGGLKEKLIAAHKAKIKKALIPRKNYERDLEEIPDEVKKDLVIVAVDTIEDVLKEALV; encoded by the coding sequence ATGCAATTAGATAATTATGATAAATTTCCAGCCGTTTTGCCTCTTATCGTAGAAGATGATATATTTTTATACCCTTTTATGATAGCACCTATATTTATAGGGGATGAAGCAAATATAAATTCCGCTACAAGAGCGATTGAACAAAACCAACTTGTAATGGTAACAGTTACAAAACCATCCCATGAGGGACTAAGAACACCAGAAGATTTTTATGATGTTGGTGTAATTGGTACGATTATGCGAAAAGTAGCCCTACCTGATGGAAAAATAAAAATCCTTTTTCAAGGACTTACAAAAGGTAAAATCACCAATACAGTAGTTGATGGTAAATCAATAAGTGCTATTGTAGAAGAACTTCATACAGATCCTTTTGTAACTGAAGCTATAACTGCACTTTTAGAAGTATTAAAAGAAAATATACAAAAACTAGCAAAACTAAATACAAAATTTCCAATGGATTTAGTAAAAACTATAGATGAAAATTCAGACCCTATTAGAATAGTAGATTTAATATCTTCAGTACTAAAACTTACAAAAAATGAAGCCTATAAACTTTTCAAAGAAACAAATATAGAAACTAGACTTTTACAAGTAATAGAACATATAAAACTTGAAATAGAAAATATAAAAATCCAAAAAGAAATCAACCAAAAAGTAAATTCAAAAATAGAAAAAAACCACAAAGAATATTTCCTAAAAGAGCAAATCAAAGCACTACAAAAAGAACTAGGCACTGAAAATGTAAAAGACAAAGATGTAAAAAACTACAAAAAAAAGCTTAAAGTTCTAAAACCTTTTATGGGTAAAGATGCATATAAAGAAACAAAAAAACAAATTGATAAAATATCAAGACTTCATCCTGATTCACCAGATGCATCACTTCTTCAAACATATATTGAACAAGTGCTAGAGATCCCTTTTGGTCAATATGCAGATGATAAAATTTCTATTGAAAATGTAGAAACTCAACTAAATAAAGATCACTACTCATTAAAAGAAGCTAAGCAAAGGATAGTTGAGTTTTTTGCAGTCAAAGAGCTTTTGGAACTTAGAAAGATAGAAGACTCAAAGGCAAAAGGGACAGTACTATGCTTTGTAGGACCTCCTGGAGTTGGGAAAACATCACTTGCAAACTCTATATCAGAAGCCCTTAAGAGACCTCTTGTAAGGATAGCTTTAGGTGGACTTGAAGATGTTAATGAACTTCGAGGTCATAGAAGGACTTATGTAGGGGCTATGCCAGGTCGTCTTGTAACTGGACTAATTAATGCAAAAAAAATGAATCCTGTAATTGTATTAGATGAGATAGATAAAATTGGCTCAACTCATAAAGGTGACCCAACTGCTGTAATGCTTGAAGTTCTTGATCCTGAACAAAATCATGAATTTAGAGATCTTTATCTCAACTTTAGTATAGATTTAAGTCAATGTATATTTGTAGCAACTGCAAATGATATAAGAAATATTCCAGCACCTCTTAGAGATAGAATGGAATTTATCACAGTTTCAAGCTATACACCAAGTGAAAAGTTCCATATTGCACAAGATTACTTAATACCACAAGAACTTGCTAAACATGGGCTTAAAAAATCTGAAATTTCACTTGGTAAAAGTACTTTAGAACTAATTATTTCAAACTATACAAGAGAAGCAGGAGTAAGAAATCTAAGAAGAGTTTTTTCAAAAATATTTAGAAAAGTTGTTAGAAAGTTACTTGCTGATAAGAGTTTAAAAAAGGTTACTATAAATACTAAAAATATTAAAGAATTTTTAGACCAGCCAATATTTGATATAGATGTATGTGATAAACTACCACAAATTGGTATAACCAATGGACTTGCTTGGACTAGTGTTGGTGGTGATGTACTGAAAATTGAAGCTATCAAACTCAAAGGCAAAGGTATGCTATCTTTGACTGGAAGCATGGGTGAGGTGATGAAAGAATCAGCAAAAATATCACACAGTGTAGTAAAAGTCTTAATAGATAATGGCAAAATAAAAATTGATTCTTCAAAAATACCTTTAAGCTATAAAGAAAAAGAAGATGGATTTAAGCCAGATATTAGCGAAATATACCAAAGATATGATATACATCTTCATATCCCTGAAGGTGCTACACCAAAAGATGGTCCTAGTGCAGGTATAACTATGGCTACAACTATTGCATCAATATTAAGTGATAAAGCGGTAAAAAATGATGTAGCAATGACTGGTGAACTAACCCTTAGTGGTAAAGTACTTCCAATCGGTGGACTTAAAGAAAAGCTTATTGCTGCACACAAAGCAAAAATCAAAAAAGCTTTAATACCAAGAAAGAACTATGAAAGAGATCTCGAAGAAATACCTGATGAAGTAAAAAAAGATTTAGTTATCGTTGCTGTTGATACTATTGAAGATGTACTAAAAGAGGCTCTAGTATAG
- a CDS encoding rhomboid family intramembrane serine protease, translated as MARTKVFTLTNLIILATIFMYIVQTSMQHGTILLGMNIFFLEYDLWYQPLSSIFAHGGIFHLAMNMFVLYQFGTLLEEQKGKFTFAILYFIGGIVTSLVSFLFIYSLGLNHNLVGASGAICVLLGYVALYDRFNRKGILVWVLLISFAPLLIGMPIAWYAHLIGFAIGWLLGYFI; from the coding sequence ATGGCACGAACTAAAGTTTTTACCCTTACTAATCTTATAATATTAGCTACTATTTTTATGTATATAGTCCAAACTTCTATGCAACATGGAACTATACTACTTGGTATGAATATATTCTTTTTAGAGTATGACCTTTGGTATCAACCACTAAGTAGCATTTTTGCCCATGGTGGGATTTTTCATCTTGCTATGAATATGTTTGTTTTATATCAGTTTGGCACACTTCTTGAAGAACAAAAAGGTAAATTTACCTTTGCCATACTCTATTTTATAGGTGGTATTGTTACATCTTTAGTTAGCTTTTTATTTATCTATTCACTTGGACTAAATCACAACTTAGTAGGTGCTAGTGGTGCCATATGTGTACTTTTAGGGTATGTTGCTTTATACGATAGATTTAATAGAAAAGGGATCTTAGTATGGGTACTTTTAATATCTTTTGCACCACTTTTAATAGGTATGCCTATAGCTTGGTATGCTCACTTGATAGGATTTGCTATAGGATGGCTTTTGGGATATTTTATCTAG
- a CDS encoding outer membrane protein assembly factor BamD, with amino-acid sequence MKRYMLLAICSIFIFGACASKDADKEYNKPATYWYNKLISNVADLKLDEADESYISLESEHRNSPLIPNAMIILANGHVDYGQYDLAIYYLEEYAKRFSASEDIDYIEFLKIRAKFLSFKNHLRDQQLLYDTLNSIDDYALNYPNSPYIYSIKTIQSRLYMAKTSFEYEIAELYNRVDKPEAAEYYKSLSSSHNINPSDVNPAKTPWYKKIFE; translated from the coding sequence TTGAAAAGATATATGTTGTTAGCTATATGTTCTATTTTTATATTTGGTGCTTGTGCATCCAAAGATGCTGATAAAGAATACAATAAACCAGCTACTTACTGGTACAATAAACTTATTTCTAATGTTGCAGATTTAAAACTTGATGAAGCTGATGAAAGTTATATATCACTTGAAAGCGAACACAGAAATTCACCTCTAATTCCAAATGCTATGATAATATTAGCAAATGGACATGTGGACTATGGGCAATATGATTTAGCTATATATTACCTTGAGGAATATGCAAAAAGATTTAGTGCGAGTGAAGATATAGACTATATTGAGTTCTTAAAAATAAGAGCAAAATTTTTGTCATTTAAAAATCATCTAAGAGATCAACAACTATTATATGATACATTAAATAGTATTGATGATTATGCACTTAACTATCCAAACTCACCGTATATATATAGTATTAAGACAATCCAAAGTAGACTATATATGGCTAAAACTTCATTTGAGTACGAAATAGCAGAACTTTATAATAGAGTAGACAAACCTGAAGCTGCTGAATATTACAAATCACTAAGCAGTTCACACAACATAAATCCATCTGATGTTAATCCAGCAAAAACACCTTGGTATAAGAAGATTTTTGAATAA